A region from the Podarcis raffonei isolate rPodRaf1 chromosome 11, rPodRaf1.pri, whole genome shotgun sequence genome encodes:
- the ATP8B1 gene encoding phospholipid-transporting ATPase IC, whose protein sequence is MNSERDSETTFDEDSQPNDEEVPYSDDETEDELDVPPPVEPEQNRINREVEVTRDTLRKECGWQVKANDCAFYEQPQFMKTTYLCLKKSKYAGNAIKTYKYNPITFLPLNLFEQFKRVANFYFLVLLILQCIPQITTLSWYTTLIPLLLVLGITAIKDLVDDIARHRMDNEINNRTCDVIKDGRFENTKWKDIKVGDIIRLRKNAFIPADILLLSTSEPNSLCYVETAELDGETNLKFKMSLEVTDRYLHQEGALAAFDGLIECEEPNNRLDKFTGTLKWKGKSYALDADKILLRGCKIRNTDVCHGLVIFAGADTKIMKNSGKTRFKRTKIDSLMNYMVYTIFVLLILASAGLAIGHTYWEQQIGNSSWYLYDGKDETPATRGFFNFWGYIIVLNTMVPISLYVSVEVIRLGQSYFINWDLQMYYPEKDTAARARTTTLNEQLGQIHYIFSDKTGTLTQNIMAFKKCCINGQSYGTCRDKTGQELHHPEQVDFSWNMYADGKLTFHDQYLIEQIRSGKEPEIRQFFFLLAICHTVMVDASDGELSYQAASPDEGALVTAARNFGFAFLSRTQNTITISEMGTVKTYEVLAILDFNSDRKRMSVITREPDGAIKLYCKGADTVIYERLHPRNPTKHATQEALDIFANETLRTLCLCYKDISEEEYEAWNKKFMAASVATRNRDEALDKVYEEIERNLILLGATAIEDKLQDGVPETISKLAKADIKIWVLTGDKKETAENIGFSCELLTDETTIHYGEDISALLQTRLENQRNVVESNTNSSQRSNDPFFESGRNRALIITGSWLNEILLEKKKKKKKLLKLKFPRTAEEKQKQMESKRRAELVKEQQQQNFVDLACECSAVICCRVTPKQKAMVVDLVKKYKKAITLAIGDGANDVNMIKTAHIGVGISGQEGMQAVMSSDYSFGQFRFLQRLLLVHGRWSYIRMCKFLRYFFYKNFAFTLVHFWYSFFNGYSAQTAYEDWFITLYNVLYSSLPVLLVGLLDQDVSDKLSIRFPALYVSGQRDLLFNYRKFFVSLLHGAISSLIIFFIPYGAYLQTMGQDGEAPSDYQSFAVTAASSLIIAVNFQMGLDTSYWTFVNAFSIFGSIALYFGIMFDLHSAGIHVLFPAAFQFTGTASNALRQPYLWLTIILSVALCLLPVVALRFLSMTIWPSESEKVQKNRKKFKAEEEKWKRRQSVFRRGISGRRSAYAFSHQRGYADLIASGRIIRKRRASLSAVLGNNLAEVRQAEEAS, encoded by the exons AATGCGGCTGGCAAGTTAAAGCAAATGATTGTGCCTTCTATGAACAGCCCCAATTTATGAAAACGACTTATCTGTGCCTTAAGAAAAGTAAATATGCA GGGAATGCAATCAAAACCTACAAGTATAATCCCATTACCTTCTTGCCACTGAATTTATTTGAACAGTTTAAAAGGGTCGCCAACTTCTATTTCTTGGTTCTACTTATTTTACAG TGCATTCCTCAGATAACCACCCTCTCATGGTATACAACTCTGATACCTTTACTCTTGGTTCTCGGCATCACTGCGATAAAAGACCTAGTGGATGATATT gCTCGGCATCGGATGGACAATGAAATTAACAACCGCACGTGTGATGTAATCAAGGATGGCAG GTTTGAAAATACAAAATGGAAGGACATCAAAGTTGGTGATATCATCCGTCTTAGGAAAAATGCCTTTATTCCT GCTGATATCCTGCTGCTGTCCACTTCAGAACCTAATAGCCTTTGCTATGTAGAGACAGCTGAATTAGATGG TGAAACCAATTTGAAGTTCAAGATGTCTCTGGAGGTGACTGACAGATACCTTCACCAAGAGGGCGCCTTGGCAGCATTTGATG GTTTGATAGAATGCGAAGAGCCCAACAACCGACTCGATAAATTCACAGGGACTTTGAAGTGGAAAGGAAAAAGCTATGCTTTGGATGCTGATAAAATCTTGTTGCGTGGCTGCAAAATCCGGAACACTGACGTTTGTCATGGGCTTGTCATATTTGCAG GAGCAGACacaaaaataatgaaaaacagtGGGAAAACACGGTTTAAAAGGACTAAAATTGACTCCCTTATGAATTACATGGTTTATACG ATTTTCGTTTTGCTCATCTTAGCGTCAGCTGGCCTGGCTATTGGGCACACCTACTGGGAACAGCAGATTGGCAATTCTTCTTGGTACCTCTATGACGGGAAGGATGAGACCCCTGCTACCAGAGGCTTCTTTAACTTTTGGGGTTACATCATTGTCCTTAACACTATGGTTCCAATTTCCCTCTACGTGAG TGTTGAAGTGATCCGTTTGGGCCAAAGCTACTTCATCAACTGGGACTTGCAAATGTATTACCCAGAGAAGGATACAGCGGCAAGAGCCAGGACAACTACTTTGAATGAACAGCTTGGACAGATCCACTACATCTTCTCAGATAAGACGGGTACACTGACGCAGAACATAATGGCATTCAAAAAGTGTTGCATAAATGGACAGTCCTATG GAACGTGCAGGGATAAAACAGGCCAAGAACTGCATCATCCTGAA CAAGTTGACTTCAGCTGGAATATGTATGCAGATGGGAAGCTCACCTTTCATGATCAGTATCTGATCGAACAAATTCGGTCTGGCAAGGAACCTGAAATTCGACAGTTCTTCTTCCTGCTTGCAATTTGCCACACAGTGATGGTGGATGCCTCTGATG GTGAGCTCAGCTATCAGGCGGCCTCCCCTGACGAAGGAGCATTGGTAACTGCAGCCAGaaactttggttttgcttttctttcacgGACACAGAATACTATTACAATAAGCGAGATGGGAACTGTGAAAACTTACGAAGTTCTTGCCATTTTGGACTTCAACAGCGATAGAAAGAGGATGTCCGTTATCA CAAGAGAACCAGATGGAGCAATCAAGCTTTATTGCAAAGGAGCGGATACAGTGATATATGAACGGCTGCATCCAAGGAATCCTACGAAGCATGCAACACAGGAAGCATTGGAT ATCTTTGCAAATGAAACCCTTAGAACGTTGTGCCTTTGCTACAAGGACATTAGCGAAGAGGAGTACGAGGCGTGGAATAAAAAATTCATGGCTGCTAGCGTTGCTACAAGAAACCGTGACGAAGCTCTGGACAAGGTGTATGAAGAAATTGAAAGAAATCTAATT CTCTTGGGTGCCACAGCAATTGAAGACAAGTTGCAGGATGGAGTTCCAGAAACAATATCCAAACTGGCGAAGGCAGATATTAAGATATGGGTGTTGACAGGCGACAAGAAAG AAACTGCAGAAAACATCGGGTTTTCCTGTGAACTCTTAACAGATGAAACAACTATCCACTATGGAGAAGACATCag TGCTCTTCTGCAGACAAGGTTGGAAAACCAGAGGAACGTAGTTGAATCAAACACGAATTCATCCCAAAGAAGCAACGATCCCTTTTTTGAGTCGGGTAGAAACCGTGCCCTAATTATCACTGGCTCATGGCTG AATGAAATTCTactggagaagaaaaagaagaagaagaaactcttgaagctgaagtttccaaggacagcagaagaaaagcaaaagcagatGGAGAGCAAAAGGAGAGCCGAGCTGgtcaaggagcagcagcagcagaactttGTTGACTTGGCTTGCGAGTGCAGCGCAGTGATTTGCTGCAGAGTGACGCCCAAGCAGAAAGCCATGGTGGTTGACCTGGTGAAGAAGTACAAGAAAGCCATAACCTTGGCCATCGGGGATGGTGCTAACGATGTAAATATGATAAAAA CGGCCCATATTGGTGTTGGCATAAGTGGACAAGAAGGAATGCAAGCAGTCATGTCCAGCGACTACTCTTTTGGCCAGTTCAGATTCCTCCAAAGGTTGCTGCTTGTTCACGGCCGATGGTCGTACATAAGGATGTGCAAGTTCCTTCGGTACTTCTTCTACAAAAACTTTGCATTTACGTTAGTCCACTTTTGGTACTCCTTCTTCAATGGCTATTCTGCCCAG ACAGCTTATGAAGATTGGTTTATCACTCTCTACAATGTATTATATTCCAGCCTGCCAGTTCTCCTCGTTGGGTTGCTTGACCAG GACGTGAGTGACAAGCTGAGCATACGTTTTCCTGCCTTGTACGTATCGGGACAGAGAGATTTGCTTTTCAACTACAGGAAGTTCTTTGTAAGCCTCCTGCACGGTGCTATATCATCACTGATTATTTTCTTCATACCGTACGGTGCTTACCTACAAACCATGGGGCAAGATGGAGAAGCGCCCTCAGATTACCAGTCCTTCGCTGTCACAGCGGCGTCCTCTCTCATAATCGCAGTCAACTTtcag ATGGGGCTGGATACATCTTACTGGACATTTGTGAATGCTTTCTCAATATTTGGGAGTATTGCACTTTACTTCGGAATTATGTTTGATCTACACAGTGCTGGGATCCATGTCctttttcctgctgcttttcAGTTTACAG GCACTGCTTCAAACGCTCTCCGGCAACCATATCTCTGGTTGACCATAATCCTATCCGTTGCACTTTGCTTGCTGCCGGTGGTCGCTCTCCGTTTCTTGAGCATGACCATTTGGCCTTCGGAAAGCGAGAAG GTCCAGAAGAATCGCAAGAAGTTCAAGGCCGAAGAGGAAAAGTGGAAGCGGAGGCAAAGCGTCTTCCGCCGTGGGATCTCTGGCCGCCGTTCTGCTTATGCCTTCTCCCACCAGCGGGGTTACGCTGACCTCATAGCTTCCGGGCGGATCATTCGTAAAAGGAGAGCTTCGTTAAGCGCAGTCCTTGGCAACAATTTAGCAGAAGTCAGGCAAGCTGAAGAAGCCAGCTGA